GGCGGTGCAGACCGGACGCGGGCTGGTGGTCCCGGTGGTCCGGAACGCGGACCTCCGCAGCTTCGCCGATCTCGAGCGCGAGATCGCCCGCCTGGCGGCCGCCGCGCGCGACAACAAGCTCATGCTCGACGAGCTGGCGGGCGGCACCTTCACCGTCAGCAACGGCGGGGTGTTCGGAAGCCTCTTGTCGACGCCGATCCTCAACCCGCCGCAGAGCGGCATCCTCGGCATGCACAAGATCGAGAAGCGCCCGGTGGTGATCGACGATCAGGTGGTGATTCGCCCGATGATGTATGTGGCGCTTTCCTACGACCACCGCATCGTCGACGGCGAGCAGGCGGTGACCTTCCTGGTGAGCGTGAAGCAGCGCCTCGAGGATCCCGAGCGCATGCTGCTCGACGTCTGATGGCCGATGTAGATTCTTGCTCTCCCCGGGGAGAGTAAGGACTTACAACAGGGATTCGGGCTCGCTTCCGACACGTCGTCAGCGGTCGCGATCCGCTTCCAGGATCCGCTGCGAGCGCTCGTCGAGGAGTCGTCGCAGCTCGTTCCGGTCCTCGCGCTCTGCAGTCGATATCACTCCGTCGCTCGACTGCAAAGCCGTCCCCACCAGAACCATCGCGCACCGGTCGCCTATTGATCCCTCGGGAAACGAGACGGAAGAGCTCCCGAAGCGCGCTCTCGAAGCGACAC
This genomic interval from Candidatus Eisenbacteria bacterium contains the following:
- a CDS encoding 2-oxo acid dehydrogenase subunit E2; the protein is AVQTGRGLVVPVVRNADLRSFADLEREIARLAAAARDNKLMLDELAGGTFTVSNGGVFGSLLSTPILNPPQSGILGMHKIEKRPVVIDDQVVIRPMMYVALSYDHRIVDGEQAVTFLVSVKQRLEDPERMLLDV